The sequence below is a genomic window from Zhongshania aliphaticivorans.
GCAAGCGGTGGACACCAGCAATGTAGTGGCCATGGCCAATCCCCACGACGCTGTTCAGCGCTTACGCGCCGACGAAGTGAGTGAAACCAATCAGCGTGAACACTTCCAAACTATTGCCCCGCAGACCGAAGACGGCCTGTATTTGGTTCCCCAAGTTATTGAGTGAGACCACTGGGCACCCGCTGCCCACCGCGCGACACCCACATTAAACATATTGCCAAGAGCTACATATATATGCCCAATCACACGGTTGCCGACATCCTCCGCGGACTGGAGGCCAAAACCTTCTCCAGCGAAGAAATCACCCAACAGTATTTA
It includes:
- the gatC gene encoding Asp-tRNA(Asn)/Glu-tRNA(Gln) amidotransferase subunit GatC, yielding MSLDQNEISKLARLARINVADSETEELSQRIGDILDMIDVMQAVDTSNVVAMANPHDAVQRLRADEVSETNQREHFQTIAPQTEDGLYLVPQVIE